A stretch of Henckelia pumila isolate YLH828 chromosome 4, ASM3356847v2, whole genome shotgun sequence DNA encodes these proteins:
- the LOC140862301 gene encoding uncharacterized protein, which yields MDKEWMSKSRLSSEYEHGVESFLKFAIKNAEDREAISCPCTKCGNLKKKKVETIRAHMYSNDIDLTYHTWIWHGERSAMKNSNNDRDQEREDVPKFDAEEPIDMVHAAFDSYAENPTTFKNLLEDAEKPLYPGCSKFKRLSAVVKLFNLKAKYSWSDKSCTDLLNLLGEMLPDDNELPLSFYDAKKSLCALGITYEKIHACPNDCILYRKEYEDMNTCPTCGMSRWKMGQKDTIKEGVPAKVLWYFPPIPRFVRMFWNKEFSKELTWHADKRLNGGYLRHPADAPSWKLVDHKWPNFSSDSRNLRLAISTDGINPHGMMSSTYSCWPVLMITYNLPPWLCMKRKFMMLTMLISGPKQPGNDIDVYLAPLIDDLKFLWDTGVEAYDAYRQETFSLRAVLLWTINDFPAYGNMPGCIVKGYHACPICGEETYSTRLKHSRKMSYTGHRRFLPANHPYRRQRKAFNGYQEFNPAPKPLSGDKVLKKVDGIHCHWGKMRKKIQSTKDDVKPSFKKKSIFYELEYWKHLYVRHVLDVMYIEKNVCESLLGTLLDIPGKTKDGIAARLDLAEMNLRTDLAPVMGEKKSFLPAACYTLTKDEKRKILNSLCGMQLPTCYSSNVKNFVSMKDLKLVGLKSHDYHTLMQQLRPVAIRGVLPKYVRDSITHLCFFFNELCTKVMDPSKLDELRREIVIILCLLEKYFPPSFFDIMIHLTVHLVREVKLCGLVWYRYMYPFERYMKILKGYVRNRNRPKGCMAECYIAEEAVEFCSDYLGSLHTIGIPTSHRQIELTKPLSAAIVQSIAEDELQQAHRYVLENDVDTDRYIE from the coding sequence ATGGACAAAGAATGGATGTCAAAGTCTCGGTTATCAAGTGAATATGAGCATGGAGTAGAGTCTTTCTTgaaatttgcaataaaaaatGCCGAGGATCGGGAAGCAATATCTTGTCCATGTACAAAATGTGGTAatctgaagaagaaaaaggTAGAGACTATAAGGGCACACATGTATTCTAATGATATAGATTTGACATATCATACTTGGATATGGCATGGTGAAAGGTCTGCAATGAAGAACTCAAATAATGATCGTGATCAAGAAAGGGAAGATGTACCAAAGTTTGACGCCGAGGAACCAATAGATATGGTACATGCTGCATTTGATAGTTATGCTGAGAATCCAACCACATTCAAAAACCTACTTGAAGATGCTGAGAAACCTTTATATCCTGGATGCAGTAAATTTAAAAGGTTATCTGCAGTTGTaaaattattcaacttgaaaGCCAAATATAGTTGGAGTGACAAAAGTTGCACCGACCTACTCAATTTGTTAGGAGAAATGCTTCCAGATGACAACGAATTGCCTTTATCTTTCTACGATGCAAAGAAAAGCTTGTGTGCATTAGGGATTACTTATGAGAAAATCCATGCTTGCCCTAATGATTGCATCTTATACCGGAAGGAGTATGAGGATATGAACACTTGTCCTACTTGTGGGATGTCAAGGTGGAAGATGGGCCAAAAAGATACGATAAAGGAAGGAGTTCCTGCAAAAGTTCTATGGTACTTCCCTCCAATTCCGAGATTTGTACGAATGTTTTGGAATAAGGAGTTTTCCAAGGAGCTGACTTGGCATGCTGATAAAAGACTTAATGGCGGATACTTACGCCATCCAGCTGATGCACCTTCTTGGAAATTAGTAGATCACAAGTGGCCAAATTTTTCTTCTGATTCAAGAAATCTTAGATTGGCCATTTCAACTGACGGGATCAATCCCCATGGTATGATGAGTTCTACATATAGTTGTTGGCCAGTTTTAATGATCACTTACAATCTTCCCCCGTGGTTGTGTATGAAGAGAAAATTTATGATGCTCACAATGTTGATTTCTGGTCCCAAACAACCAGGAAATGATATCGATGTTTACTTAGCACCTCTAATCGATGACTTGAAATTCCTATGGGATACAGGTGTTGAAGCATATGATGCATATAGACAAGAAACCTTCTCGCTCAGAGCTGTCTTGCTGTGGACCATCAATGACTTTCCTGCATATGGAAACATGCCAGGATGTATTGTGAAAGGATATCACGCATGTCCGATTTGTGGTGAAGAAACATATTCAACAAGGTTGAAACATAGCAGAAAAATGTCGTACACAGGCCATAGAAGGTTTCTACCTGCAAATCATCCTTATCGAAGGCAAAGAAAGGCATTTAATGGGTACCAAGAGTTCAACCCTGCACCCAAACCATTGAGTGGCGATAAAGTGTTAAAAAAAGTCGATGGAATTCATTGTCATTGGGGAAAAATGAGAAAGAAGATTCAGTCCACGAAGGATGATGTAAAACCATCCTtcaaaaagaaatcaattttCTATGAACTTGAGTATTGGAAACATCTATATGTTAGACATGTTCTTGATGTGATGTATATAGAAAAGAATGTCTGTGAAAGTCTTCTCGGTACGTTGCTTGACATTCCGGGAAAAACAAAGGATGGAATTGCAGCTAGATTAGACCTTGCTGAAATGAATTTGAGGACAGATTTGGCTCCAGTGATGGGGGAGAAGAAATCTTTTCTGCCAGCAGCATGTTATACACTTACAAAAGATGAGAAAAGAAAGATTTTGAATTCTTTGTGTGGAATGCAATTACCTACATGTTACTCATCCAACGTTAAAAACTTTgtttcgatgaaggacttgaaaCTTGTTGGCCTTAAGTCACACGACTACCACACTTTAATGCAGCAATTACGTCCAGTGGCCATACGTGGTGTCTTGCCCAAATATGTCAGAGACTCTATCACTCatttgtgcttcttcttcaatGAGCTATGTACTAAAGTGATGGATCCCTCAAAGTTGGATGAGCTGCGGAGAGAGATTGTGATCATATTGTGTTTACTTGAAAAGTATtttccaccttcgttttttGACATAATGATTCATTTAACAGTTCATCTTGTGCGAGAGGTGAAATTATGTGGCCTAGTTTGGTATAGGTACATGTATCCCTTTGAAAGATACATGAAGATTTTGAAAGGTTATGTGCGAAATCGCAATAGACCGAAAGGTTGCATGGCTGAATGTTATATTGCTGAAGAGGCGGTTGAATTTTGCTCAGACTATCTTGGTAGTTTGCACACAATTGGGATCCCTACAAGTCATCGACAAATAGAACTTACTAAACCTTTGTCGGCTGCAATTGTGCAATCCATTGCTGAGGATGAGTTGCAACAAGCACATCGTTATGTATTGGAAAATGATGTTGACACTGATCGCTATATTGAGTAA